In Acaryochloris marina S15, a single genomic region encodes these proteins:
- the ureC gene encoding urease subunit alpha: MAYRMDRRAYAETYGPTVGDRIRLADTELIIEVEQDHTTYGDEVKFGGGKVIRDGMGQSPITNADGAVDTVITNALILDWWGIVKADIGIKEGRIAAIGKAGNPYIQDDIDIVIGPGTEAIAGEGMILTAGGIDSHIHFICPQQIEVAIASGITTMLGGGTGPAAGTNATTCTPGPWNIHRMLQAADAFPMNLGFMGKGNSSQPASLVEQVKAGAMGLKLHEDWGTTPAAIDTCLNVADQFDVQVAIHTDTLNEAGFVENTITAFKNRVIHTYHTEGAGGGHAPDIIKVCGEANVLPSSTNPTRPYTVNTLDEHLDMLMVCHHLDAGIPEDVAFAESRIRRETIAAEDILHDLGAFSMIASDSQAMGRVGEVIIRTWQTGHKMKVQRGPLSEDSDRNDNHRAKRYVAKYTINPAITHGIADHVGSVEVGKLADLCLWKPAMFGVKPEMVIKGGFIAWSQMGDANASIPTPQPVHMRPMFGGFGGAIAATSLTFVSQAAQEEGVPDQIGLQKNVVAISNTRNLSKSDMKLNDALPKIDVDSETYEVRADGELLTCEPATVLPMAQRYFLF; encoded by the coding sequence ATGGCATATCGAATGGACCGCCGCGCCTATGCGGAAACCTATGGCCCCACGGTGGGTGATCGCATTCGTCTGGCTGATACTGAGCTGATTATTGAAGTGGAGCAAGACCACACTACCTACGGTGATGAGGTCAAGTTCGGTGGGGGTAAGGTGATTCGAGACGGTATGGGCCAATCCCCCATTACCAATGCCGATGGTGCGGTGGATACGGTGATTACCAATGCTCTAATTCTGGACTGGTGGGGCATTGTTAAAGCTGATATTGGCATTAAAGAAGGCAGGATTGCTGCCATTGGTAAGGCAGGCAATCCCTATATTCAAGATGATATTGATATTGTGATCGGCCCAGGCACGGAAGCGATTGCCGGGGAGGGCATGATTCTGACGGCAGGAGGGATTGACTCCCATATCCACTTTATTTGTCCTCAGCAAATTGAAGTTGCGATCGCATCCGGTATCACCACCATGCTCGGAGGTGGAACAGGCCCTGCAGCAGGCACCAACGCCACCACCTGCACCCCTGGCCCCTGGAATATTCACCGCATGTTGCAAGCCGCCGATGCTTTTCCCATGAATCTGGGGTTTATGGGGAAAGGCAATTCTAGTCAGCCTGCATCGTTAGTGGAACAGGTCAAAGCCGGAGCCATGGGCCTGAAGCTCCATGAAGACTGGGGAACGACCCCTGCTGCTATTGATACTTGTTTGAATGTGGCCGATCAGTTTGATGTTCAAGTGGCCATTCATACGGACACGCTCAATGAAGCGGGGTTTGTAGAAAACACCATTACAGCCTTCAAAAACCGGGTCATTCACACTTATCACACGGAAGGCGCTGGTGGAGGTCATGCTCCTGACATTATCAAGGTTTGTGGAGAAGCCAATGTCCTTCCCTCTTCCACTAATCCGACCCGTCCCTACACCGTCAATACCCTGGATGAGCACTTAGATATGCTCATGGTCTGCCATCACCTTGATGCGGGTATTCCTGAAGATGTGGCCTTTGCTGAATCCAGAATTCGTCGGGAAACCATCGCCGCTGAAGATATTCTCCATGACTTGGGGGCGTTCAGTATGATTGCTTCTGATTCCCAAGCTATGGGCCGGGTGGGTGAGGTGATTATTCGCACCTGGCAGACGGGCCACAAAATGAAAGTGCAGCGGGGACCACTCTCGGAAGATTCAGACCGTAACGACAATCACCGAGCTAAGCGTTACGTCGCCAAGTACACGATTAATCCTGCCATCACCCATGGCATTGCCGACCATGTCGGTTCGGTGGAAGTGGGTAAACTGGCCGATCTCTGTCTTTGGAAGCCTGCTATGTTTGGCGTTAAACCCGAAATGGTAATTAAAGGCGGCTTTATTGCTTGGTCCCAGATGGGAGATGCCAATGCCAGTATTCCCACACCGCAGCCTGTGCATATGCGACCGATGTTTGGTGGATTTGGGGGTGCTATTGCTGCCACGTCTCTCACCTTTGTCTCTCAAGCTGCTCAAGAGGAAGGGGTTCCTGACCAGATTGGCTTGCAGAAAAACGTTGTTGCCATCTCTAATACGCGCAATCTCAGTAAGTCGGACATGAAGCTGAATGATGCACTTCCTAAAATTGATGTAGATTCAGAAACTTATGAGGTGAGGGCCGATGGAGAGCTTCTGACCTGTGAGCCTGCTACGGTGTTGCCAATGGCACAACGGTACTTTTTGTTTTAA
- a CDS encoding bifunctional diguanylate cyclase/phosphodiesterase has protein sequence MSYSHQPHLQTIQTALQRDVDRRLVSERWRILQGSLTLMLAFTVAVWPQVDTKLFIIWISGYVIWIGITFFAHSGRFLVNWRDRYQAPILVNVISASRGIWMCGIALANWPAFVQGGEFFWTLTTLWAITLAAQTIMVTVANDYFIQAILATAIVMIAATHQWQISIATIFFLIPAIKALDSARQVRMNEVKLRTTLTYQARNDSLTGLLNRVGLAEQFSGLPPGPKAAMFVDLDRFKEVNDRLGHTVGDELLEKVGHRVLKVINHRSHLLARLGGDEFFLVLPGCPLQDLLAIADTILQTLEQPFTVTAGQAYISASIGTATASADVADLEQLIKDADQAMYRAKQTGRRRVIYYDESLHQDTQERLGLESSLRQAVAEKKIVAWGQPIIDYQTGSIAKVELLARWQLDQKNIPPDLFIGIAANIGLTSDIAKQMVSQAQKCLHQWQKIPALKETCITVNVESQDLVEGQIVDYLENLVFTEQIDPAKLILEITERGLIEAESKARFQIDRLHTLGVRVAIDDFGAGYSSLRSVMTLPVDLLKFDRSLVAGATQDQRMKNVLSAMVEMADSFKITVIAEGIEKPEDIEVMKLLKVHLLQGFYCANPMPLKNFYHFVESFSPRQ, from the coding sequence TTGAGTTATTCCCATCAGCCACATCTTCAAACGATTCAAACCGCTCTCCAACGAGATGTGGATCGGAGATTGGTGAGTGAACGATGGCGAATTCTTCAAGGGTCCTTGACACTCATGCTAGCCTTCACAGTGGCTGTCTGGCCCCAAGTCGACACAAAGTTATTTATCATTTGGATCAGTGGCTATGTGATTTGGATAGGCATTACCTTCTTCGCCCATTCAGGTCGCTTTTTGGTGAACTGGCGGGATCGATACCAAGCCCCAATCTTAGTTAATGTGATTAGTGCCAGTCGAGGCATTTGGATGTGCGGCATCGCCTTGGCAAATTGGCCTGCCTTTGTCCAAGGCGGAGAATTTTTTTGGACATTGACAACCCTATGGGCCATTACCTTAGCAGCACAGACCATTATGGTGACTGTTGCCAATGACTATTTTATTCAAGCGATTCTAGCGACGGCGATTGTGATGATTGCCGCTACTCATCAGTGGCAAATTAGCATCGCTACCATTTTCTTTCTTATCCCAGCAATTAAAGCATTAGATTCAGCGCGACAAGTCCGCATGAATGAGGTGAAGTTACGCACCACACTGACGTACCAAGCTCGTAACGATAGTTTGACGGGATTGCTCAATCGCGTGGGGCTCGCAGAACAATTTTCTGGACTCCCCCCCGGACCTAAAGCAGCCATGTTTGTTGATCTCGATCGGTTTAAAGAGGTCAATGATCGGCTCGGACATACTGTAGGTGACGAGCTACTAGAAAAAGTAGGTCATCGAGTACTGAAAGTTATCAACCATCGCTCTCATTTACTAGCCCGGTTAGGGGGAGATGAATTTTTTCTAGTGTTGCCGGGATGTCCTTTGCAAGACTTACTTGCGATCGCAGACACTATCCTCCAAACCCTAGAACAACCATTCACCGTAACGGCTGGCCAAGCCTACATTTCTGCAAGTATCGGGACAGCCACGGCGAGTGCAGATGTTGCCGACTTAGAACAGCTCATTAAAGATGCGGATCAGGCCATGTATCGGGCCAAGCAAACTGGGCGAAGGCGGGTCATTTACTATGATGAGTCTTTGCATCAGGATACTCAGGAACGTTTAGGACTAGAAAGTAGCCTCAGACAAGCGGTAGCAGAAAAAAAGATCGTAGCTTGGGGACAACCGATTATTGACTATCAAACTGGTTCAATAGCCAAAGTTGAGCTACTGGCCCGCTGGCAACTTGATCAAAAAAATATTCCTCCTGATTTATTCATTGGCATTGCAGCTAATATCGGTCTAACTAGCGACATTGCCAAGCAGATGGTTAGCCAAGCGCAGAAATGTCTGCATCAGTGGCAAAAGATTCCAGCCTTGAAGGAGACCTGTATTACCGTCAATGTGGAATCGCAGGATTTAGTAGAAGGTCAGATTGTTGATTATCTGGAGAACCTAGTTTTTACAGAACAAATTGACCCCGCCAAACTGATTCTGGAAATCACTGAGCGAGGACTGATTGAAGCCGAATCTAAAGCCAGATTTCAAATTGATCGACTCCATACTCTGGGTGTTCGGGTTGCCATTGATGATTTTGGGGCGGGATATTCCTCTTTGCGATCCGTAATGACACTTCCCGTCGATCTACTCAAGTTTGATCGATCCCTAGTAGCCGGTGCGACTCAGGATCAGCGCATGAAAAATGTATTGTCCGCCATGGTAGAAATGGCGGATAGTTTCAAAATCACAGTAATTGCTGAAGGAATTGAAAAGCCTGAAGATATCGAGGTGATGAAACTGCTTAAGGTCCACCTCTTGCAAGGCTTTTACTGTGCTAACCCCATGCCTTTAAAGAACTTTTACCACTTTGTGGAGAGCTTTTCGCCTCGTCAATAG
- a CDS encoding VWA domain-containing protein produces MLKLSYDFEQAILPGNTDLKANLLLRFGADLPQSPRRDLNLSLVIDRSGSMAGWPLHHALNAAESVVDQLEPTDTLSVVVYDDKVDTPVSPHAVDDKTALKTSIRQVRAGGITNLSGGWLKGCEYVQDNFDPQKINRVLLLTDGLANMGIRDPKVLTATAGQKAIEGVVTSTLGFGQRFNEDLLISMARAANGNFYFIQSIDEATEVFNIELASLRSVVGQDLVVTLELADGVSLVDTLSLAKVNPTDGGKTEITLGDLYEGEDRCLGLSLSLAAIPPGEFTVMTLHYSANTVQNGEVQQVTGSAEVVAKLGTVEEAAMAASSNIILELSHLMIARAKATALELAEQGKVQDAEQALQTLIQELEEKGLNEHFEIAEEIEQLKYFASRIAQRGLGNSGRKELRDQSYQTLTRNRKDLVGRGVEVGDEVSAMTVVNEVGSGIELQCFRQGGKLRIKALSDSYDAHKNVQFPRAIRAEGARYVVEGLELSKDGSFYRVQGKIVRLTKAGEVDNFATSYRSSPPKTGKASRGPASAADLPTTDVVGDGVLVQCVKAGSKLRARVVADNYEPDWNMRFPRSVREEGMLYVVDEIKVGPNGKSYIACGEIKRFVQPAVSS; encoded by the coding sequence ATGCTTAAGTTGAGTTACGATTTCGAACAGGCGATTCTGCCAGGAAATACTGATCTCAAAGCAAATTTACTCCTCCGTTTTGGGGCTGATTTGCCTCAATCCCCTCGTCGTGATCTCAATCTCTCCTTAGTCATCGATCGGTCTGGCTCCATGGCGGGTTGGCCCCTGCACCATGCCCTCAATGCTGCTGAATCAGTGGTGGATCAGTTAGAACCTACGGATACCCTTTCGGTGGTTGTCTATGACGACAAAGTCGATACTCCAGTCTCACCCCATGCTGTGGACGATAAAACTGCTTTGAAAACCTCGATTCGACAGGTGCGAGCTGGCGGTATTACTAATCTTTCCGGTGGATGGTTGAAGGGCTGTGAGTATGTGCAGGATAACTTTGACCCCCAAAAGATTAACCGAGTTCTACTATTAACTGATGGCCTGGCCAATATGGGGATTCGCGATCCCAAAGTCTTAACCGCCACAGCAGGGCAAAAGGCGATTGAAGGGGTCGTAACCTCAACGCTGGGATTTGGTCAAAGATTCAATGAGGATCTCCTCATTAGCATGGCCAGGGCAGCCAATGGCAATTTCTACTTTATTCAGAGTATTGATGAGGCCACAGAAGTTTTTAACATTGAACTCGCGAGTTTGCGATCTGTTGTGGGGCAAGACCTAGTCGTTACCCTTGAACTAGCGGATGGCGTCAGTTTAGTGGACACCCTCAGCTTGGCAAAAGTGAATCCAACGGACGGTGGAAAAACAGAAATTACCCTAGGAGACCTATATGAGGGCGAGGATAGATGTCTCGGACTGAGTCTATCTCTGGCTGCCATTCCTCCAGGGGAATTTACGGTCATGACGTTGCACTACAGCGCCAATACTGTTCAGAATGGTGAGGTGCAGCAGGTAACTGGATCTGCCGAGGTTGTCGCCAAGCTGGGCACTGTTGAGGAAGCCGCCATGGCGGCGTCTAGCAATATCATCCTAGAACTGAGTCATCTGATGATTGCCAGGGCAAAGGCAACGGCTCTAGAGCTTGCAGAACAGGGTAAAGTCCAAGACGCAGAACAAGCACTCCAGACCCTGATTCAAGAATTGGAAGAGAAAGGACTGAACGAGCATTTTGAAATTGCTGAAGAAATTGAGCAACTGAAATACTTTGCCAGTCGGATTGCCCAAAGAGGTTTGGGCAATTCAGGCCGTAAGGAACTTCGAGACCAGAGCTATCAGACCCTCACTCGTAACCGCAAAGATCTGGTCGGTCGAGGGGTGGAGGTTGGCGATGAAGTATCTGCCATGACTGTGGTGAATGAAGTGGGGTCTGGCATAGAGCTGCAGTGCTTCCGGCAGGGCGGGAAGTTGCGAATCAAAGCTTTGTCTGACAGCTACGATGCCCATAAGAATGTGCAATTCCCCAGAGCAATCCGAGCGGAGGGCGCTCGTTATGTTGTTGAAGGATTGGAACTGTCTAAAGATGGTAGTTTCTACCGAGTCCAAGGAAAAATTGTCCGATTAACCAAAGCTGGAGAGGTGGATAATTTTGCAACGTCTTATCGATCCAGCCCCCCCAAGACTGGTAAGGCCTCTCGTGGGCCAGCTAGTGCTGCAGATTTGCCAACCACTGATGTTGTGGGGGATGGCGTGCTGGTGCAATGCGTGAAAGCTGGCAGCAAGTTGCGAGCTAGGGTTGTTGCCGATAACTATGAGCCAGATTGGAATATGAGATTTCCTCGTTCGGTACGTGAGGAAGGCATGCTTTATGTGGTGGATGAAATTAAGGTTGGCCCGAATGGAAAATCCTATATTGCCTGTGGTGAAATTAAGCGATTTGTTCAACCCGCTGTCAGCAGTTAG
- a CDS encoding response regulator has protein sequence MESSAEIMVVDDTPANLEVISETLSSAGYRVAAAISGERALKRLQTHPPALILLDIQMPVMDGFEVCRQIKANAATVNIPIIFITARSDTQSILRGFDIGAVDYISKPFQEAELLARVKTHLQLCHVSQLYDVEHEKAEQLQQLNQQLSLTQFSVDHSVDGILWFNLDASIAYANGAICELLDYSLEELLQLSSADLKADCNESEWNDFQQKAREQQYLRFEAQLLTKDGQGLPVEIALNHLQFSNREYYVMHCRDIRDRKAAEAKLHQLNTELDQRVQDRTQELSNTLETLKSAQASLVEAEKMAALGALVAGVAHEINTPIGNTITVASTLADESEIFVDAAENGQLKRSTLSHYLNVVSRCTKLINSNLGRAGDLIQSFKQVAVDQSHRELRTFNLKDYVGEVVTSLQPQARRSGLTLDLAGDDSIVLTHDPGVFAQVITNLVTNSIKHGYQPGEAGQLQIQIEQQDHQVLLTYRDDGCGIPTENLPKVYEPFFTTARNRGGTGLGLNIVYNIVTQSLKGTIKIDSQIGQGTTFRIVLPLTNSSG, from the coding sequence ATGGAGAGTAGTGCTGAGATTATGGTGGTGGATGATACCCCCGCCAATTTAGAAGTGATTTCTGAAACCTTGTCTTCTGCAGGGTATCGGGTTGCCGCTGCCATTAGTGGGGAGCGGGCCCTCAAACGCCTCCAAACTCATCCTCCTGCCCTCATCCTTTTGGATATACAAATGCCGGTGATGGATGGATTTGAAGTCTGTCGGCAAATCAAAGCGAATGCTGCCACGGTGAACATTCCCATCATCTTTATTACAGCTCGCTCAGATACCCAGAGCATTCTTCGCGGGTTTGATATCGGTGCCGTTGATTACATCAGCAAACCCTTTCAAGAAGCTGAACTCTTAGCCCGAGTCAAGACGCATTTACAGCTTTGCCATGTCAGTCAGCTCTATGATGTGGAGCACGAAAAAGCAGAACAACTTCAGCAACTCAATCAGCAACTGTCCCTCACCCAATTCTCGGTGGATCATTCTGTAGATGGCATTCTCTGGTTCAACCTGGATGCGAGTATTGCCTATGCTAATGGGGCAATCTGTGAATTGCTGGATTACTCCTTAGAGGAGCTATTGCAACTATCTAGTGCCGACTTAAAGGCCGACTGTAATGAATCTGAATGGAACGACTTTCAACAGAAAGCTAGAGAACAACAGTATTTGAGGTTTGAAGCTCAGTTACTCACCAAGGATGGCCAAGGGCTGCCTGTGGAGATTGCTCTTAACCATCTTCAATTTTCTAATCGTGAATATTACGTGATGCATTGTCGGGATATTCGCGATCGTAAAGCAGCAGAAGCGAAACTCCATCAGCTCAATACCGAACTAGACCAGCGGGTTCAAGACCGTACTCAAGAACTCTCAAATACTCTAGAAACACTGAAGTCAGCTCAAGCTAGTCTGGTTGAAGCCGAAAAAATGGCTGCTTTAGGGGCGCTAGTGGCAGGGGTTGCCCATGAAATTAATACGCCGATTGGCAATACCATCACGGTTGCTTCAACCCTTGCTGATGAAAGTGAAATATTTGTGGATGCTGCTGAAAACGGTCAACTTAAGCGGTCAACCCTCAGTCACTATCTCAATGTTGTCAGTCGATGCACAAAGTTAATTAATAGTAATCTGGGTCGAGCTGGCGATTTGATTCAAAGTTTTAAGCAAGTTGCGGTGGATCAATCCCATCGCGAATTGCGGACGTTTAACCTGAAAGACTATGTGGGAGAAGTGGTGACTAGCTTACAGCCTCAAGCAAGACGGTCAGGACTCACCTTGGACTTGGCAGGGGATGATTCTATTGTCCTCACTCATGATCCGGGGGTGTTTGCCCAAGTCATTACAAATCTAGTCACGAACTCCATCAAACATGGGTATCAGCCCGGAGAGGCTGGACAACTTCAGATTCAAATTGAACAGCAGGACCATCAAGTCCTGTTGACCTATCGTGATGATGGCTGTGGGATTCCTACTGAAAATCTTCCTAAGGTGTATGAACCCTTTTTTACGACTGCTCGCAATCGGGGGGGCACTGGACTGGGGCTCAATATTGTCTACAATATTGTGACTCAATCTTTGAAAGGGACCATCAAGATTGATAGCCAGATCGGACAAGGGACAACGTTTAGGATTGTGCTTCCATTGACTAACTCCTCTGGTTAG
- a CDS encoding YbjQ family protein, which produces MTYQRSSSRGAIIITTLEGVPGRDITKHFGLVQGSTIRAKHLGRDIAAGFKNLVGGELHGYTELLQEARQEATDRMLQQAAQMGANAVVNVRYSTSSVAQGAAELFAYGTAVRVD; this is translated from the coding sequence ATGACTTACCAACGCTCATCATCCCGTGGTGCAATCATCATCACGACTCTTGAAGGAGTTCCAGGTCGAGACATCACTAAGCATTTTGGACTCGTTCAAGGTAGCACCATTCGTGCCAAGCATCTTGGTCGAGATATTGCTGCTGGCTTCAAAAACCTTGTCGGCGGCGAATTGCACGGATATACCGAATTGCTGCAAGAAGCCCGCCAAGAAGCCACGGATCGGATGTTGCAGCAGGCGGCCCAAATGGGAGCAAATGCAGTCGTGAACGTTCGTTATTCCACCTCCTCAGTTGCTCAAGGTGCAGCTGAACTGTTTGCCTATGGCACTGCCGTCAGAGTGGACTAA
- a CDS encoding methylmalonic aciduria and homocystinuria type D protein: MGIEYSVHIPSEFISSHVCQLLPDWLVPVLSVLVVFQHCPVLLVEKTTETEFHKQQLRAHFVQLGRLIVLSLQHLGYRAEIFDPRTGYPILSQPGPLRLDDVAVVQTSLGYPLTETGGCWIVEHPDWGNAVFPSVLLSSASPDVTQAVVEEVLASYTR; encoded by the coding sequence ATGGGCATTGAATATTCCGTCCATATCCCCAGTGAATTTATTAGCTCACATGTCTGCCAGCTTCTCCCTGACTGGCTAGTTCCTGTTCTATCTGTGTTAGTTGTGTTTCAACACTGCCCTGTCCTCCTAGTAGAGAAAACAACAGAAACAGAATTTCATAAACAGCAACTTAGAGCTCACTTTGTCCAACTGGGGAGATTGATTGTGTTGTCATTGCAACATCTGGGGTATAGAGCTGAGATATTTGATCCTCGGACTGGCTATCCCATCCTTTCCCAGCCAGGCCCCCTACGATTAGATGATGTTGCCGTTGTGCAAACGAGTTTGGGATATCCCCTGACAGAAACAGGAGGATGTTGGATTGTTGAGCATCCCGATTGGGGCAATGCCGTGTTCCCCTCCGTGTTGCTATCGTCCGCGTCCCCAGACGTCACCCAAGCCGTAGTAGAAGAAGTCTTAGCCTCTTATACCCGCTGA
- a CDS encoding YbjQ family protein, whose amino-acid sequence MFELFILLGLLLLGYVAGSIIEQNHYANIKVRERRTQRVPIYNIGAKQPLPDAKGAKLFVGSVVISSDYYKSFLAQFSKLLGGQIFAYDSLLDRGRREALLRMKEDAIRWGAKKVVNVRIETATIGNSHGDVGILSIEVFAYGTGLR is encoded by the coding sequence ATGTTTGAACTATTTATCCTACTTGGCTTGTTGCTTCTAGGCTATGTCGCAGGATCTATTATTGAGCAAAATCATTATGCGAATATCAAGGTGCGCGAGCGTCGAACCCAACGCGTGCCTATTTACAACATCGGAGCGAAGCAGCCATTACCCGATGCCAAGGGAGCGAAGTTGTTTGTTGGGAGTGTTGTTATCTCATCGGATTACTACAAATCCTTTCTAGCTCAGTTCAGCAAATTGCTGGGTGGGCAAATTTTTGCTTATGACAGCTTGCTGGATCGAGGACGGCGTGAAGCTTTACTGCGAATGAAAGAAGATGCAATTCGCTGGGGAGCTAAAAAAGTGGTTAATGTTCGGATCGAAACTGCGACGATTGGTAATAGCCATGGAGATGTGGGTATTCTATCGATTGAGGTTTTTGCCTACGGGACTGGGTTGAGATAA
- a CDS encoding DUF6756 family protein yields the protein MAKRKDFRLDIEQAVNRLNISVEDFKAVGIYECEDIFINILNKFTVLGKQGIYEKWLWNSFKGECFSIHPEYVPKILRELISQDEWVWFMAEDWHRTKRKGNYWLYDGKINIIVDLLEEMYCFEYYIVSKKYEWILCENRYGSLIGVGQIMSNKIKNLK from the coding sequence ATGGCTAAGCGAAAAGATTTTCGATTAGATATAGAACAAGCTGTGAATCGTTTAAATATTTCTGTTGAAGATTTTAAAGCGGTTGGCATATATGAGTGTGAGGATATTTTCATCAATATTCTCAATAAATTTACTGTACTGGGAAAGCAAGGGATTTATGAGAAATGGCTGTGGAATTCCTTTAAGGGAGAATGCTTTAGCATACACCCAGAATATGTACCTAAAATTTTGAGAGAACTGATCTCTCAAGATGAGTGGGTCTGGTTCATGGCTGAAGACTGGCATAGGACAAAGCGTAAAGGAAATTATTGGCTGTACGATGGAAAGATTAATATAATTGTCGATCTTCTAGAGGAAATGTATTGTTTTGAATATTACATCGTCTCAAAAAAATATGAGTGGATTTTGTGTGAGAATCGCTATGGTAGCTTGATCGGAGTAGGACAGATTATGAGTAACAAAATTAAAAATTTAAAGTAG
- a CDS encoding ABC transporter ATP-binding protein: MTSSSASTSSPGSKRRPQGDWRLILRVVPYARQYRRELLTVFSLLIPLSVAGAIQPILVGQAISAIRSESQLYDAVAWFFNGLANLALPTLINGWVEGLAVLVQGLTLPETINLLTVLLLITVVIRFGLQSRQGYLVQKVGQEITADIRNDLFAHVLSLAVRFFDRTPVGQLITRLTSDVEALGDVFSTGAVGIVSDLFSIFVIVLFMFLQQWQLALMLVLLIIPVTGLIIFFQHRYRSANYKAREELSALNSNLQENIMGISIVQLFRRESYNSDLFRTINQRYVSAIDHTIFYDSAVSATLEWIAFIAVAGVLWIGGIQVVGETLTLGTLSTFILYSQRLFFPLQQLAEKFTAIQAGLTAVERINDLMNQPVEIRDPEHPKILPAHSNHQPLGEVKFADVSFAYKEEDWVLKDLDFCIHPGEKVAIVGPTGAGKSSIIRLLCRLYEISKGQILVDGVDVRDLPQAELRRHVGVILQDGFIFAGDIKSNISLGEEYSIEAVKAAAEQMNVAQFIEALPDGYNTVLRERGTNLSGGQKQLLAFARAAIRNPRILVLDEATASLDVGTEAVIQEALERLLEGRTAIIIAHRLSTIRNVDRILVLNRGHLAESGSHDQLMEQDGLYASLYRLQLLGQRV; this comes from the coding sequence ATGACCTCTTCCTCAGCTTCCACCTCATCCCCAGGATCTAAACGTCGCCCTCAAGGCGATTGGCGACTGATTCTAAGGGTCGTTCCCTATGCTCGACAGTACCGCCGGGAACTGTTAACGGTGTTTAGTCTGTTGATTCCCTTATCCGTAGCGGGAGCAATCCAACCCATCCTGGTGGGTCAAGCCATTTCAGCCATCCGTAGTGAATCTCAGCTCTATGATGCAGTAGCCTGGTTTTTCAACGGATTAGCCAATCTTGCATTGCCAACTTTGATTAATGGCTGGGTTGAGGGACTTGCCGTCTTGGTACAAGGATTAACCCTACCCGAAACCATTAACCTATTGACCGTACTGTTACTGATCACGGTGGTTATCCGGTTTGGACTCCAGTCAAGACAAGGGTATTTAGTCCAAAAGGTGGGGCAAGAGATTACAGCCGATATTCGCAATGATTTATTTGCCCATGTCCTGTCTTTAGCGGTCCGCTTCTTTGATCGCACCCCCGTTGGTCAACTCATTACCCGCTTAACCAGTGATGTGGAAGCCTTAGGAGATGTATTTTCGACCGGCGCAGTGGGGATTGTCAGTGACTTATTCTCCATCTTCGTCATTGTTCTTTTTATGTTTCTGCAGCAATGGCAATTGGCATTGATGCTGGTGCTATTGATCATTCCAGTCACGGGGCTGATTATCTTTTTTCAACATCGCTATCGAAGCGCTAATTACAAAGCTAGAGAGGAATTATCAGCCCTCAATTCCAATCTGCAAGAAAACATTATGGGCATTAGCATTGTCCAATTGTTCCGGCGCGAATCCTACAATTCTGATCTATTTCGTACAATCAATCAGCGCTATGTCTCCGCTATTGATCACACCATTTTCTACGACTCAGCGGTTTCAGCGACCCTAGAGTGGATTGCCTTTATTGCAGTAGCAGGCGTGCTCTGGATTGGAGGGATTCAGGTGGTGGGGGAAACCCTTACCCTAGGGACCCTATCTACCTTTATCTTGTATTCCCAACGCTTATTTTTCCCTTTGCAGCAGTTGGCAGAAAAGTTTACTGCCATTCAAGCGGGTCTAACAGCAGTAGAGCGCATCAATGATTTAATGAACCAGCCCGTTGAGATCCGCGACCCAGAACATCCCAAGATTTTGCCCGCCCATTCCAACCATCAGCCTTTGGGGGAGGTCAAGTTTGCAGATGTATCTTTTGCCTATAAAGAGGAAGACTGGGTACTCAAAGACTTGGATTTTTGCATCCATCCCGGCGAGAAAGTAGCCATTGTGGGTCCCACAGGTGCAGGAAAAAGCTCTATCATTCGTCTGCTATGCCGTTTGTATGAGATTTCCAAGGGCCAGATTCTAGTGGATGGGGTAGATGTACGGGATTTACCCCAGGCAGAGCTACGACGCCATGTGGGGGTCATTCTTCAGGATGGATTTATTTTTGCAGGGGATATCAAAAGCAATATCTCTCTGGGAGAGGAATATTCCATCGAAGCGGTCAAGGCGGCAGCCGAGCAGATGAACGTAGCTCAGTTTATTGAGGCGTTGCCAGATGGCTACAATACGGTTCTGAGGGAGCGAGGCACCAATCTATCAGGGGGCCAAAAACAGCTCTTGGCCTTTGCTAGGGCTGCGATTCGGAATCCACGAATTCTAGTGCTTGATGAGGCGACAGCGAGTTTGGATGTGGGTACAGAGGCGGTCATTCAAGAGGCGTTGGAACGCCTGCTGGAGGGGAGAACCGCCATTATTATTGCCCACCGCTTATCGACCATTCGCAATGTTGATCGCATTCTGGTTCTGAACCGAGGCCATTTAGCTGAGTCAGGCAGCCATGACCAGTTGATGGAGCAGGATGGCCTCTACGCCAGCTTGTATCGTCTCCAACTCTTGGGTCAGCGGGTATAA